Proteins found in one Pseudomonas marvdashtae genomic segment:
- a CDS encoding TetR/AcrR family transcriptional regulator — translation MQKKIEPSSTDSSPRRLSKAERRKQLLDTALLIVREENADRLTLGHLAVRAGVSKPVVYDHFGTRSGLLIELYKWIDTERVSAFREAMANTARSPQETAQVLASAYIQCAADNTDEFHAVGAALAGSEEKAAVFQELLDNCVQMFVTVLAPHATLPAVELDRCCVGLIGAGEALSGALVRGRHGEDEVIEAFASLIRGVLSSN, via the coding sequence GTGCAGAAAAAAATCGAGCCCTCCTCCACCGATTCATCGCCCCGTCGGCTTTCCAAAGCCGAACGGCGCAAGCAGTTGCTCGACACCGCCTTATTGATCGTGCGCGAGGAGAACGCCGACCGCTTGACCCTGGGCCATCTTGCCGTTCGCGCTGGCGTGTCCAAGCCTGTCGTGTACGATCATTTCGGCACCCGTTCGGGCCTGCTGATCGAGCTCTACAAGTGGATCGATACCGAGCGGGTCAGCGCTTTTCGTGAGGCGATGGCCAACACTGCGCGTAGCCCGCAGGAGACAGCTCAAGTCCTGGCCAGTGCCTACATCCAGTGCGCTGCGGACAATACCGACGAATTTCATGCGGTGGGCGCTGCCCTGGCCGGCAGCGAAGAGAAGGCGGCGGTTTTTCAGGAACTGCTGGATAACTGCGTGCAGATGTTCGTGACCGTGCTCGCGCCTCACGCAACGTTGCCCGCCGTCGAGCTTGACCGCTGCTGCGTTGGCCTGATTGGTGCGGGAGAGGCGCTTTCGGGTGCCTTGGTCAGGGGGCGACATGGCGAGGACGAAGTCATTGAAGCGTTCGCTTCGCTGATCCGAGGCGTTTTGAGTTCGAACTGA
- a CDS encoding DUF1810 domain-containing protein, with product MQDTFNLSRFVEAQRPVFSRVMDELRAGRKTSHWMWFVFPQLQGLGRSEMAGRFAISGPAEARAYLQHELLGPRLEASVAAVLQHRGVSAEQIFGSPDDLKFRSCLTLFMNVPSGSPVYQQALDQFYSGEPDRKTLLLLGQ from the coding sequence ATGCAGGATACTTTCAATCTGTCCCGTTTCGTCGAGGCCCAGCGCCCGGTGTTCAGTCGAGTCATGGACGAGCTGCGCGCGGGCCGCAAGACCAGTCACTGGATGTGGTTCGTCTTTCCGCAACTCCAGGGGCTCGGACGTTCCGAAATGGCCGGACGCTTTGCGATTTCCGGCCCTGCCGAGGCTCGCGCTTATCTACAGCACGAGTTGCTCGGCCCCAGGCTGGAGGCGAGCGTTGCAGCCGTTTTGCAGCACCGAGGGGTCAGTGCCGAGCAGATATTCGGTTCGCCCGATGACCTGAAGTTTCGCTCTTGTCTTACGCTTTTCATGAATGTCCCGTCCGGATCCCCTGTGTATCAACAGGCACTCGACCAGTTTTATTCGGGGGAGCCAGACCGCAAGACCCTGCTCTTGCTTGGGCAGTAA
- a CDS encoding acyl-CoA synthetase, with protein MSIFETDLAPSAVNHIALSPLSFIERTASVYGQYPAVIHGSIRRNWQHTYERCRSLAGALSRRGIGKGDTVAVMLPNIPAMLEAHFGVPMIGAVLNTLNVRLDAQAIAFMLEHGEAKVLITDREFHAVIRDALRLLAHPPLVVDVNDPEFGEGTAVSDLDYEAFLAEGNPQFAWQWPEDEWQAISLNYTSGTTGNPKGVIYHHRGAYLNSLGNQMTWAMGHHPVFLWTLPMFHCNGWCYPWTVTALAGTHVFLRRVDPQKILSLINEHRVSHLCGAPIVFNGLANLPESAKVVLDHPVDAMLAGAAPPAKVIGAVEEMGIKVTHVYGLTEVYGPVTVCAWQAQWDEQPLTERAKIKSRQGVRYPTLEGLMVADPQTLEPVPFDGTRVGEIFMRGNTVMKGYLKNPKATLEAFEGGWFHTGDLAVRHADGYIEIKDRLKDIIISGGENISTIEVEAVLYRHPGVLEAAVVARPDERWGETPCAYIHLKADCQDTQEADIILFCREHLAGFKVPRTVVFSELPKTSTGKVQKYLLRDWAGAL; from the coding sequence ATGTCGATTTTCGAAACGGACCTGGCGCCCTCGGCAGTCAATCATATTGCGCTGTCCCCCCTGAGCTTCATTGAGCGCACGGCCTCTGTCTACGGTCAGTATCCGGCGGTCATCCACGGCTCGATACGCCGCAACTGGCAACACACCTACGAGCGCTGCCGCAGCCTTGCCGGTGCACTGAGCCGGCGAGGTATCGGCAAGGGCGATACGGTGGCGGTCATGCTGCCCAATATCCCGGCGATGCTCGAAGCGCATTTCGGCGTGCCGATGATCGGCGCGGTCCTTAACACCCTGAATGTTCGCCTGGATGCGCAGGCCATAGCCTTCATGCTTGAACACGGCGAAGCCAAGGTGCTGATCACCGATCGGGAGTTTCACGCCGTTATTCGTGACGCCCTGAGGTTGCTCGCTCATCCGCCACTGGTGGTCGATGTGAACGATCCGGAGTTCGGCGAGGGCACCGCCGTCAGCGACCTGGACTATGAAGCGTTTCTTGCTGAAGGCAACCCGCAGTTCGCCTGGCAATGGCCTGAAGATGAATGGCAGGCCATCTCGCTCAACTACACATCTGGCACCACCGGAAATCCGAAGGGCGTCATCTACCACCATCGTGGTGCCTATCTCAATTCGCTGGGCAACCAAATGACTTGGGCGATGGGGCACCACCCGGTGTTTCTTTGGACCTTGCCGATGTTCCATTGCAACGGGTGGTGCTACCCGTGGACAGTCACCGCACTGGCTGGGACTCATGTATTTCTGCGTCGAGTTGATCCCCAAAAGATCCTTTCGTTGATCAACGAACACCGGGTCAGCCATCTATGTGGTGCGCCGATTGTCTTCAATGGGTTGGCCAACCTGCCCGAATCGGCGAAGGTCGTCCTTGATCATCCGGTTGATGCCATGCTGGCGGGCGCGGCACCGCCAGCCAAGGTTATCGGTGCGGTCGAAGAGATGGGCATCAAAGTCACCCACGTTTATGGCCTGACCGAAGTTTATGGACCGGTGACCGTGTGCGCCTGGCAAGCGCAATGGGACGAACAACCATTGACTGAGCGTGCGAAGATCAAGTCGCGTCAAGGCGTGCGCTATCCGACCCTGGAAGGGTTGATGGTTGCCGATCCGCAAACCCTTGAGCCGGTGCCTTTCGACGGCACACGTGTTGGTGAGATCTTCATGCGCGGGAACACCGTCATGAAGGGCTACTTGAAAAATCCCAAGGCGACGCTAGAAGCGTTCGAAGGTGGCTGGTTCCATACCGGTGACCTGGCCGTTCGTCATGCTGACGGCTATATCGAAATCAAGGATCGTCTCAAGGACATCATCATTTCCGGCGGGGAGAACATTTCCACCATCGAAGTCGAGGCCGTTCTCTACCGCCACCCTGGTGTACTCGAGGCGGCCGTGGTTGCCCGGCCCGACGAAAGATGGGGTGAAACCCCTTGCGCCTACATCCATCTAAAAGCTGACTGCCAGGACACTCAGGAAGCCGACATCATCCTGTTCTGTCGTGAGCATTTGGCGGGCTTCAAGGTGCCCAGGACCGTGGTGTTCAGTGAGCTGCCGAAAACCTCGACAGGCAAGGTCCAGAAATATCTGCTGCGCGACTGGGCCGGGGCACTTTGA
- the gcvPB gene encoding aminomethyl-transferring glycine dehydrogenase subunit GcvPB yields MSTTLKQYHAPVWSEPVILEMGYPGRRGVIFSEAEADIQAAVGSAGDLIPANMRRSRQPALPQMSEPEVLYHYLRLSQQTLGMMNISLFGTCTMKYNAQINEAMAWRPEITHVHPYQDEDTLQGALQIVHGMDTILRELSGMDQFIFQAGGGADAAYTSCAVTRAYHASRGELEQRDEIITTIQTHPSSAATAAAAGFKVITLMIEENGYPSLESLKAAVSNRTAALMVNNPDDMGVYNPHIREWVQVVHEAGGLCFYDHANFNGAMTKIRARELGFDACMFMLHKTFGAPKSGVGGPAVGAYGCSAQLAPFLPAPVVDFDGDRYSLDYDRPLSSGKIREFWGNVPVILKAYAWCRSMGADGMAEASDISVLANNYMEKGLLAIRGVTRSHPEATSPRMEMTRYSLEQLKEDTGVDVHDVQNRMSDFGIDPMWSSHHPWLVPEPFTPEPGEMYGKEALDTWIAVLAQISDEAYSNPEIVKTSPHNQAIHRLKSAPLEDPEHWAMTWRAYLRKNKQQTA; encoded by the coding sequence ATGAGCACGACACTCAAGCAATACCATGCGCCGGTCTGGAGCGAACCCGTCATTCTGGAAATGGGCTATCCGGGCCGTCGGGGGGTGATTTTTTCCGAGGCCGAAGCGGACATTCAGGCAGCGGTCGGCAGTGCCGGGGATTTGATTCCGGCGAACATGCGCCGCTCACGTCAGCCGGCCTTGCCGCAGATGTCGGAGCCCGAAGTGCTGTATCACTACCTACGACTGTCCCAGCAGACGCTGGGCATGATGAACATCAGCCTGTTCGGTACCTGCACCATGAAGTACAACGCCCAAATCAACGAGGCGATGGCCTGGCGTCCGGAAATCACTCATGTTCATCCGTATCAGGACGAGGACACGTTGCAAGGCGCGCTGCAAATCGTCCATGGCATGGACACCATCCTGCGCGAGTTGTCCGGCATGGATCAGTTCATCTTCCAGGCGGGCGGCGGTGCCGACGCCGCGTATACCAGCTGCGCCGTGACCCGTGCCTACCACGCGTCCCGTGGCGAACTGGAACAACGGGACGAGATCATCACCACGATCCAGACCCACCCCAGCAGTGCCGCGACTGCCGCTGCCGCCGGGTTCAAGGTCATCACCCTGATGATCGAGGAGAACGGGTACCCATCACTCGAATCGCTCAAGGCCGCGGTGTCCAATCGCACGGCCGCGTTGATGGTGAACAATCCCGACGACATGGGCGTGTACAACCCGCACATCCGCGAGTGGGTGCAGGTGGTGCACGAAGCAGGCGGCTTGTGTTTCTACGACCACGCCAATTTCAACGGTGCGATGACCAAGATTCGTGCGCGAGAGCTGGGCTTCGACGCGTGCATGTTCATGCTGCACAAGACATTCGGCGCGCCTAAAAGTGGAGTAGGGGGACCGGCAGTGGGAGCCTATGGTTGTTCGGCGCAACTTGCTCCGTTCCTGCCGGCACCGGTGGTGGACTTTGACGGTGATCGCTACAGTCTCGATTACGACCGTCCACTGAGTTCGGGCAAGATCCGCGAGTTCTGGGGCAACGTTCCGGTCATCCTCAAGGCCTATGCATGGTGCCGTTCCATGGGGGCGGACGGGATGGCAGAGGCCTCGGACATCTCGGTCCTGGCCAACAACTACATGGAAAAAGGCCTGCTGGCGATACGCGGCGTAACCCGTTCCCATCCCGAAGCCACGAGCCCGAGGATGGAGATGACACGCTATAGCCTCGAGCAACTCAAGGAAGACACCGGCGTCGACGTCCACGATGTGCAGAATCGCATGAGCGATTTCGGTATTGACCCGATGTGGAGCAGCCATCACCCATGGCTGGTGCCGGAACCTTTTACGCCCGAGCCGGGCGAGATGTACGGTAAGGAGGCGCTGGACACCTGGATTGCGGTGCTCGCGCAGATATCCGACGAGGCCTACTCAAACCCGGAGATCGTCAAGACGTCACCGCATAACCAGGCGATCCACCGATTGAAAAGCGCACCGCTGGAAGACCCGGAACACTGGGCCATGACCTGGCGCGCTTACTTGCGCAAGAACAAGCAGCAGACTGCTTGA
- the gcvPA gene encoding aminomethyl-transferring glycine dehydrogenase subunit GcvPA has translation MNHHVAHPYMANSVPALKQEMLDSIGVDSIEDLFRQIPPEHRLQRPIDLPPALNESELRRHLVSTLSKNRTCEQNLNFLGAGCWQHHVPAACDEVVRRNEWLTSVFGEPSSDHGRNQAWFEFCSQLGELLNMDLVGLPVRSWGCAAGHAIRMATRITGRSEVAVVRAIDPERLSVIRNYCEPVEMPGHIAVQLIDYDPNTGLLDLDHLRACVGAQTAAVYFETPSYFGVIEQQGAEIAAIAHAVGAEVIVGVDPISLGVLAAPIDFGADIVVGTTQPLGVHMNCGGGVSGFIATRDEELYAHQYPTLFISIAETIEPGEFGFGLSLFEQSSYGLRDKGNDWTGHSVYMWAIANAVYMAMMGPKGFEDVGNLILQRAHYAAKLLGEIPGVKVTFPSGFFKEFVVNFDATGLSVKDINKQLLVLGIFGGKDLTQDFPALGASALYCVTEIHTQADIQRLSTALKKVIAQ, from the coding sequence ATGAATCATCATGTCGCCCACCCCTACATGGCGAACTCTGTTCCCGCGCTCAAACAGGAGATGCTCGACTCGATCGGTGTCGACAGCATAGAGGATTTGTTCCGACAGATTCCCCCTGAGCACCGACTGCAACGTCCGATCGATTTGCCGCCGGCACTTAATGAAAGCGAGCTGCGCCGGCACCTGGTCAGTACGTTGTCGAAGAACAGGACCTGCGAGCAGAACCTGAATTTCCTCGGCGCCGGTTGTTGGCAGCACCACGTTCCCGCGGCGTGCGACGAGGTCGTTCGTCGCAACGAGTGGCTGACCTCAGTCTTTGGCGAGCCGAGTTCCGACCACGGTCGCAATCAGGCCTGGTTTGAATTCTGCAGCCAGCTCGGTGAATTGCTCAACATGGACCTGGTCGGTCTGCCTGTGCGCAGTTGGGGCTGTGCCGCAGGCCACGCCATCCGCATGGCCACGCGCATCACCGGGCGCAGCGAAGTGGCGGTGGTTCGTGCCATCGACCCTGAGCGATTGTCGGTCATCCGCAACTATTGCGAGCCCGTGGAGATGCCCGGCCACATCGCAGTCCAACTTATCGACTACGACCCGAACACCGGCTTGCTTGACCTGGATCACCTTCGCGCTTGCGTCGGGGCGCAAACGGCGGCTGTCTATTTCGAAACGCCGTCGTACTTCGGTGTGATCGAGCAGCAGGGCGCGGAGATCGCCGCCATCGCCCATGCCGTGGGTGCCGAAGTCATCGTCGGTGTCGATCCGATTTCCCTGGGCGTGCTCGCTGCACCGATTGATTTCGGCGCTGACATTGTAGTGGGCACTACCCAGCCGCTCGGCGTGCACATGAACTGCGGTGGCGGCGTCAGCGGCTTTATTGCCACCCGCGACGAGGAGCTGTACGCCCACCAATACCCGACGCTGTTCATCAGCATCGCCGAAACCATCGAGCCTGGTGAATTCGGTTTTGGCCTGAGCCTATTCGAACAATCGTCCTACGGCTTGCGCGACAAGGGCAACGACTGGACTGGCCACTCAGTGTACATGTGGGCCATCGCCAATGCCGTGTACATGGCGATGATGGGACCAAAAGGCTTCGAGGACGTGGGCAATCTCATTCTGCAACGTGCCCACTACGCAGCGAAGCTCCTTGGCGAAATCCCGGGCGTAAAGGTGACGTTCCCTTCCGGTTTCTTCAAAGAGTTCGTCGTGAATTTCGACGCCACTGGGTTGAGCGTCAAGGACATCAATAAGCAGCTGCTCGTACTCGGAATCTTCGGCGGCAAAGACCTGACGCAGGATTTTCCAGCGTTGGGGGCCAGCGCCCTGTACTGCGTCACCGAGATCCACACCCAGGCTGATATCCAGCGGCTAAGCACTGCACTGAAAAAGGTCATCGCACAATGA
- a CDS encoding ATP-NAD kinase family protein → MREQRDFEVPLHPAGLEKTIGFIVNPVAGMGGAVGLKGTDGVEVLQEARRRGARPVSSERALLALQRLAASATSFRLVTGSGALGEDVARAAGLDPLVVYASPQGESRPDDTRNAALVMAYTSVDLLLFAGGDGTARDVLSIVGDRLPILGIPAGVKMYSAVFGTTAQSAGNLAARFIAAQPSVRVRDAEVMDIDEAAMRSDQLSARLYGYARSPHERHLTQNAKSGSVANEDMALDAVSRQVVREMKPGCLYLLGPGTTTRRVTDRLGLPSTLLGVDAIMDGALVGADLDEHGLIRLMKGRETHIVVGVLGGHGSLFGRGNQQISAEIIRRVGRERIIVIASMNKLLSLDSGCLRVDTGDAEVDAMLSSPIRVHTGPDRSVFFRVRA, encoded by the coding sequence ATGCGTGAACAGCGCGATTTCGAAGTTCCACTTCATCCCGCCGGTTTAGAAAAAACCATCGGATTTATCGTCAACCCGGTGGCCGGCATGGGGGGAGCTGTGGGATTGAAGGGCACCGATGGTGTCGAGGTGCTGCAGGAAGCGCGCCGCCGTGGTGCGCGGCCCGTCTCAAGCGAGCGGGCTTTGCTCGCGCTTCAGCGGCTGGCGGCTTCGGCGACGTCGTTCCGACTGGTGACCGGCTCTGGGGCGTTGGGCGAAGACGTCGCTCGGGCCGCCGGTCTCGACCCACTTGTCGTCTACGCGTCTCCACAGGGCGAGAGCCGGCCCGACGACACGCGAAACGCTGCGTTGGTCATGGCTTATACATCGGTTGACCTGCTGCTGTTTGCCGGTGGTGACGGCACGGCACGGGATGTGCTGAGCATCGTCGGGGACCGGCTGCCGATCCTCGGCATCCCCGCGGGTGTAAAGATGTATTCCGCCGTTTTCGGCACCACGGCGCAAAGCGCTGGAAATCTGGCTGCACGATTCATTGCCGCCCAACCTTCGGTACGCGTTCGCGACGCCGAGGTGATGGACATCGACGAGGCTGCAATGCGCAGCGATCAGCTCTCGGCGCGCCTTTATGGGTATGCGCGCAGCCCGCACGAGCGGCATTTGACGCAAAACGCCAAGTCAGGTTCCGTTGCCAATGAAGACATGGCGCTCGATGCCGTATCCCGGCAGGTTGTCAGGGAAATGAAACCCGGCTGCCTGTACCTGTTGGGACCGGGCACCACGACACGGCGGGTCACGGACAGACTCGGCCTGCCTTCGACGCTGCTGGGCGTAGACGCCATCATGGACGGGGCTCTGGTTGGCGCTGATCTCGATGAACATGGGTTGATCCGTCTGATGAAAGGGCGCGAAACCCACATCGTGGTTGGCGTCCTTGGCGGTCACGGCAGCCTGTTCGGCCGTGGCAATCAGCAGATCAGTGCCGAGATCATCCGCCGGGTAGGGCGTGAACGCATCATCGTCATCGCTTCAATGAACAAGCTGCTTTCCCTGGATTCCGGCTGCCTGCGGGTCGACACGGGTGACGCCGAAGTCGACGCCATGCTCAGCAGCCCTATACGCGTGCACACAGGACCTGACCGGTCCGTCTTCTTCAGGGTTCGCGCCTGA
- a CDS encoding TetR/AcrR family transcriptional regulator — MAQKRADMIAETRGKLIKAARDAFAAKGYAESSMDDLTGQAGLTRGALYHHFGDKKGLLQAVIAQIDEEMMARLSVIIDEASTTWDGFIDESIAYIKMSLEPEIQRLVFLDGPAVLGDPSQWPSQNACIRSTQHSLEKLIDEGTIRAVDTEATARLVMGALLGASLWIAHAADPEAASEKAVESFRALASGLLLTGNAANQS, encoded by the coding sequence ATGGCGCAAAAGCGTGCGGACATGATTGCAGAGACCCGTGGCAAGCTGATCAAGGCTGCGCGAGACGCATTTGCCGCGAAGGGATATGCGGAGAGTTCGATGGATGACCTGACCGGTCAAGCGGGCCTGACCCGTGGGGCGCTGTACCATCACTTTGGAGACAAAAAGGGTTTGCTGCAGGCGGTGATCGCCCAGATCGACGAAGAGATGATGGCGCGCTTGTCGGTGATCATTGACGAAGCGAGCACGACCTGGGACGGCTTCATCGATGAATCCATCGCCTATATCAAGATGTCCCTGGAGCCGGAAATCCAACGCCTGGTATTCCTCGATGGGCCGGCTGTGCTGGGCGATCCATCGCAATGGCCGAGCCAGAACGCGTGTATTCGCAGCACCCAGCACAGCCTGGAAAAGCTGATCGATGAGGGAACGATCCGCGCGGTCGACACCGAAGCAACGGCGCGGCTGGTCATGGGTGCCCTGCTTGGCGCTTCCTTGTGGATCGCACATGCCGCGGATCCAGAGGCGGCTTCGGAAAAAGCCGTCGAAAGTTTCCGGGCATTGGCTTCCGGATTGCTGCTGACAGGCAATGCTGCGAATCAGTCGTGA
- a CDS encoding type 1 glutamine amidotransferase domain-containing protein — protein sequence MKILMVLTSHDQLGDTGQKTGFWLEEFAAPYYAFVDARATVTLASPKGGQPPLDPKSDEADAQTDATRRFGADTKAQAALANTLPLGEVDPYDFDAVFYPGGHGPLWDLAENTDSKTLIEAFYASNKPIAAVCHAPGVLKNVNAPDGQPVVKGKKVTGFTNSEEEAVGLTHVVPFLVEDMLKAKGGEYAKGADWASYVVEDGHLITGQNPASSEAAAEALLKRLKQEQTA from the coding sequence ATGAAGATTCTAATGGTCCTCACATCTCACGATCAGTTGGGCGACACCGGCCAGAAGACCGGTTTCTGGCTGGAAGAATTTGCCGCGCCCTATTACGCGTTCGTCGACGCCAGGGCCACGGTTACGCTGGCTTCTCCAAAGGGCGGCCAACCGCCGCTGGACCCCAAGAGCGATGAAGCGGATGCCCAGACCGATGCGACTCGCCGCTTCGGTGCCGATACCAAGGCCCAAGCGGCATTGGCCAATACGCTGCCACTGGGCGAGGTCGACCCCTATGACTTCGATGCCGTGTTCTATCCAGGAGGCCACGGGCCCCTTTGGGATCTCGCTGAGAACACCGATTCCAAAACTCTCATCGAAGCCTTCTATGCCTCGAACAAACCCATCGCGGCGGTTTGTCATGCCCCTGGCGTGTTGAAGAACGTCAACGCACCGGATGGCCAACCCGTGGTAAAAGGCAAAAAAGTCACCGGGTTCACCAACTCAGAGGAAGAGGCGGTGGGGCTGACGCACGTGGTGCCGTTTCTGGTGGAGGACATGCTCAAGGCCAAGGGAGGCGAGTACGCCAAAGGCGCGGACTGGGCGAGCTATGTAGTCGAGGATGGGCACCTGATCACCGGTCAGAATCCTGCCTCCTCCGAAGCCGCTGCCGAGGCGCTGCTCAAGCGGCTGAAGCAGGAACAGACGGCCTGA
- a CDS encoding NTP/NDP exchange transporter, producing the protein MRTPSYLHRLSLALNARDGELRPALCGFLLFLCLFTGYFMLRPIRESMGIAAGVENLQWLFTATFVAMLVAVPLFAWLSARVPRLRLIDWVYGFFGFNLLMFVEVFQFQPDSIWLARVFYVWISVYNLFVVSVAWSLMADVFDSEQAKRLFAFIAAGASIGGLLGPALSALFIESIGASGLMLLAALLLGVTLVLKRALMKWRETGGAGRPGAAPTQSPRQPLQGNPLSGLTAVFQSPYLLGIAGFVVLLATVSTFLYFEQARLVAELYPDRASQVRIFGTIDIIVQAGALLSQLFITGRIAPKLGIRALLAIVPLLMCIGFVGLALAPGFALLATLMIVRRIGEYAFVRPGREMLFAPLDAESKYKAKNFIDTVVYRAGDAMSGWAKSLLDMLGQGAGMAAMVGACCALLWGYLGWQLGRQADYAASRELRLAAISARA; encoded by the coding sequence ATGCGTACGCCTTCCTATCTGCATCGGCTGAGCCTCGCCCTAAATGCTCGCGACGGTGAACTGCGCCCGGCGCTGTGCGGTTTTTTGCTGTTCCTGTGTCTGTTCACCGGTTATTTCATGCTGCGTCCGATCCGCGAGTCGATGGGCATCGCGGCGGGCGTGGAGAACCTGCAATGGTTGTTTACCGCTACTTTCGTAGCCATGCTGGTGGCCGTTCCTTTATTCGCCTGGCTCAGTGCCCGAGTGCCGCGCCTGCGCCTCATCGACTGGGTGTACGGCTTCTTCGGCTTCAACCTGCTGATGTTCGTCGAGGTCTTCCAGTTCCAGCCGGACAGTATCTGGTTGGCCAGGGTCTTTTACGTCTGGATTTCGGTCTACAACCTGTTCGTGGTGTCGGTGGCCTGGAGCTTGATGGCGGATGTCTTCGACAGCGAGCAGGCCAAGCGTTTATTCGCCTTCATCGCGGCGGGCGCCAGCATCGGCGGCCTGCTGGGGCCGGCCCTGAGTGCGCTGTTCATCGAGTCCATCGGTGCGTCAGGCTTGATGCTGCTGGCGGCCTTGCTGCTCGGTGTCACGCTGGTATTGAAGCGGGCGCTGATGAAATGGCGCGAAACGGGCGGCGCTGGCCGACCTGGCGCCGCGCCGACGCAAAGCCCGCGCCAGCCATTGCAGGGCAACCCGCTCAGTGGTTTGACGGCGGTGTTCCAGTCGCCATACCTGCTGGGGATCGCCGGGTTCGTGGTGCTGTTGGCGACGGTCAGCACCTTTCTCTATTTTGAGCAGGCACGCCTGGTGGCCGAGCTTTACCCGGACCGAGCCTCGCAAGTCCGCATCTTTGGCACCATCGACATCATTGTCCAGGCGGGCGCCTTGCTGTCCCAGCTGTTCATCACCGGTCGTATCGCGCCGAAGCTGGGGATCCGTGCGTTGTTGGCCATCGTGCCGTTGCTTATGTGCATCGGCTTCGTCGGTCTTGCATTGGCGCCTGGATTTGCGCTGCTTGCGACATTGATGATCGTGCGACGCATCGGCGAGTACGCGTTCGTGCGCCCGGGCAGGGAAATGCTCTTTGCGCCGTTGGATGCCGAGAGTAAATACAAGGCCAAGAATTTTATCGACACCGTGGTCTATCGTGCCGGCGACGCCATGAGTGGCTGGGCCAAGAGTCTTCTCGACATGCTGGGGCAGGGCGCCGGTATGGCCGCGATGGTGGGGGCGTGTTGCGCGTTGCTGTGGGGATACCTGGGCTGGCAACTGGGCCGGCAGGCCGACTATGCCGCTTCCCGGGAGCTGCGCTTGGCGGCGATTTCGGCCAGGGCATGA
- a CDS encoding oxidoreductase, whose product MRLARTLAAGVALLSVMSIEASARVAPKPDWSTNDMPSQKGRIVLITGGTSGMGYEDALALARAGAEVIIAARNPERGAEAIARIQQAVPDAKVQFEAVDLANLSSVRGLAQRLNQKLPRLDVLINNAAIMAPPERGTSADGYELQLATNYLGHFALTGLLVPLLRQSEDARVISLSSIAAARGTVNFDDLQAEQKYDPYVTYAQSKLAILHWSFALQRRSDAQKWGIRSIAAHPGVAVTELIARGPGLNSEFGQRWAKDRDVYHSAAQGALPTLYAATAPQTVGGAYYGPTGDEEKRGPLGFAKTPVAATNVADAERLWAVSERLTGVIYP is encoded by the coding sequence ATGAGACTGGCCCGGACGCTGGCCGCCGGCGTTGCGCTGCTCAGCGTCATGAGCATCGAGGCTTCGGCACGAGTTGCCCCGAAACCCGACTGGTCGACCAACGACATGCCATCCCAGAAGGGCCGGATCGTACTGATCACCGGCGGCACCAGCGGCATGGGTTACGAGGATGCGCTGGCGCTGGCGCGCGCCGGTGCCGAAGTGATTATTGCGGCGCGCAATCCAGAACGCGGCGCCGAGGCCATCGCCCGGATCCAACAGGCGGTGCCCGACGCCAAGGTGCAGTTCGAGGCCGTGGACCTGGCTAACCTTTCATCCGTGCGCGGCCTGGCCCAGCGCCTTAACCAGAAGCTGCCGCGCCTCGACGTGCTGATCAACAATGCCGCCATCATGGCGCCGCCCGAACGCGGCACTTCGGCAGACGGTTACGAACTCCAGTTGGCGACCAATTACCTGGGCCATTTCGCATTGACCGGCCTGCTAGTGCCGCTCTTGCGTCAAAGCGAGGACGCCCGTGTGATAAGCCTTTCAAGCATTGCAGCGGCGCGCGGTACGGTGAACTTCGATGACCTTCAGGCCGAGCAGAAGTACGACCCCTATGTGACTTACGCGCAGTCGAAACTGGCGATCCTGCATTGGTCCTTTGCGTTGCAACGGCGCAGTGATGCCCAGAAGTGGGGAATTCGCAGCATTGCCGCGCACCCAGGCGTTGCGGTCACCGAGTTGATTGCGCGGGGTCCGGGTCTCAACAGCGAGTTCGGCCAGCGCTGGGCAAAGGACCGCGACGTGTACCACTCAGCCGCGCAAGGGGCGTTGCCCACGCTGTATGCCGCCACGGCGCCGCAGACCGTGGGCGGGGCTTATTACGGCCCGACTGGGGACGAGGAGAAACGCGGTCCGCTGGGCTTCGCCAAGACGCCCGTCGCGGCGACCAACGTAGCGGATGCCGAGCGGCTTTGGGCGGTCTCCGAACGGTTGACCGGCGTTATCTATCCCTGA
- a CDS encoding DUF2790 domain-containing protein codes for MNIQHLSIVSLLAVISLSGSPLFAKEQAQPPAYEYGMPLDVAQAIRIEAPQSPVCEVVPAKMTYVDTHGEIRQVSFLQLADACAIQ; via the coding sequence ATGAATATCCAGCACCTATCGATCGTCAGCCTGCTGGCGGTCATCTCCTTGAGCGGTTCACCTCTCTTCGCCAAAGAACAAGCGCAACCACCGGCCTACGAGTACGGCATGCCGCTGGACGTCGCCCAGGCCATTCGTATCGAGGCACCGCAATCGCCGGTGTGCGAAGTGGTGCCGGCAAAAATGACCTACGTGGATACGCACGGCGAAATCCGCCAGGTGAGTTTTCTGCAACTGGCTGATGCGTGCGCCATCCAGTGA